In Senegalia massiliensis, the genomic window TTTTAAACTCATTACCATATAAGTTTAATTTATTATATTTAAATTCACCTGTATTAGTACTAATTAATATTTCATTTTCAGCTAATTTTATGTCTTTGTCTTTATATTTATTATAATCTTTCAGTGTTAATATCTCAATTTCATATAAATCTTTTAAAGACATTTTTTCTGATTTTTTCCTAGGAAATATATTATTATTTTTTAAAGTAGCAGCGGTACTTAAAACATTATATTTTACTATTTTTTCTATATTTAAGTCATTATCTTTAGCTGTATTTAATGCAATTTTTTCTATCTTATCATTATTTATTTCATTATCTTTATAGCCAGTTAAAATGTCATAAGGATAACGCGTACGTAAACTATCTTCAATTCCTACATATAAAGAAATGGTAGAAGATAATGTTAATAATACTGCTATACTTAGTATGCTTATATTTGCAAGTCCCATTGCATTTTGTTTCATTCTATAGATCATATTAGAAACAGAAATAAAATGCTTTTTGTTGTAATAATATTTTTTATTTTTCTTTAATAATTTAAGAAAAATAATACTACCTGACGTAAATAATAAATACGTTGCAATCATTACAAGAATTATTGCCATAAAAAAATTATTTATAGATGCAATAGGATTATCTATACTTAATGATATATAATAACCAGTTAATAATAATATAACTCCAATTATACCTATTATCCATCTGGATTTAGGTTCGCTCTCTCCTTTTTTACTTTCTCTAATTAAATCAATAGGATTTGTGGTATAAACTTTTATCAAGTTATATAATATAATTAGAACAAAAATACCAATATATAAAATAAATGTAATAATAATTGATTTTAAAGGAAGGCTAAATTTAATTGCAGTACTTAAATTTAGTATATTAAGCAAAAATGCAAACATTAATCTTCCAAATAGTATCCCTAATAATATACCTAATAATAGTGATACTATCCCTGAATATATAGCTTCTAATGATATTACTTTACCAATATGCTTTCTTTCCATCCCTAATACACTATATAATCCTAATTCATTTTTTCTTCTTTTAATAAGAAAACTATTTGTGTAAAATATAAATATTAAAGAAAAAATACCTATAGTTATTACACCAAAATTTAAAATTGTTTTCATACTCTCATAACCTAAAAACTCACCACTACTCATTTGTATAGTTATAGCATGAAGAATATAAAAAAGAGAAATTATTATTGTTGAAGATAATATATAAGGGAAATAAGTGTTTTTATTCTTCTTTATATTATTTATTGCTAATTTAGAATAAAATATTTTATTCATTTCTACTACCTCCAGTTGCAATAAGGGTTAATGTATTAGAAATTTTCTCATACATCTGTGCATTTGTCAGTTCTCCTTTATAAATTTGATGAAAAATTTCTCCATCTTTTATAAATAATACTCTTTTTGCATGACTAGCTGACTTAGTACTATGAGTTACCATAAGGATTGTTTGTCCTTTATCATTTATATCTGAAAATATATCTAATAATTGACCTGTTGACTTAGAATCCAGAGCTCCTGTAGGTTCATCTGCTAAAACAATATCTGGATCTGTAATAAGTGCTCTTGCAACTGCTGTTCTTTGCTTCTCTCCTCCTGAAACTTCATAAGGAAATTTATCTAGTAAATGACTTATACCTAGATTTTTAGCAATAGGAATTAATCTATCATTCATATTTTTATAATTCTTCCCTGACAAAACTAAGGGTAAAAATATATTATCTTTTAGTGAAAATGTATCTAATAGATTAAAATCTTGAAATACAAATCCTAAATGTTCTCGTCTAAATGTTGCAAGATTTTTTTCTTTCATAGATGAGATATTATCTCCTTTTAATAAAACTTGTCCACTAGTTGGTTTATCTAAAGAAGCTAAGATATTTAATAATGTAGTTTTGCCTGAGCCAGATTCTCCCATTATAGCAACATATTCACCTTCTTCTACTGAAAAAGAAATATTTGATAATGCTTCAACTTTATTTCCTCCAAATCTAGTAGTATAAATCTTTTTTAAATTTTTAACTGTTAAAATTTCCATATTTATTCCTCCATATATTTTATTCTATATTAAGTATAATAAAATGAGAAATGTTTTGCCTTAGATTCAGCTTACATTTCTCATTTTAACCTTACATTAATGTAAGGTTATTATTCTATTTCTAATTCTATAGAGGATAAATCTATTTTTACTGTTGTTCCTATACCTATTTCAGAAATAATTGATATTTTATGATTAAGCTTATCTAATATATTTTTTGATAAATACAATCCTAATCCAGTAGATTTTTTATTCATTCTACCATTATATCCTGTAAAACCTCTTTCAAATATTCTTGCTATATCTTCTTTACTTATTCCAATTCCTGTATCTTTTATAGTTAAAACTTTTTTATTATCGATTTCAATATATATTTCACCTTTATAAGTATATTTCAAAGCATTTGAAAGAATTTGTTTTATAACAAATAACAACCATTTTTCATCTGTTATCACCTTAATATCATTTTCTTTAAGGTTTAATTTTATGTTTTTATAAATAAATATTTTAGAATAAGATTTAATCGATTTTTTTACAATACTTAAAAGTGAATATTCTTCTAGTTTTAAATCCGATGATATATTTTCTAATCTTAAATATTGAAGTGCCATATCTACATATTCTTCTATTTCAAAAAGTTGCTTTGCTATGTCTTCATTTATATAACTATTTTTCGACTGTAATATTAAATGAGCTGCAGAAATAGGTGTTTTAATCTGATGGGTCCATAATGTAAAATATTCTATTAAATCTGTATGCTTTTTATCTCTTTCTGAAATTAAATCTATTTTATTTTTATAGAGAGTTTTGATTATACCTTGGTAATCTTTTTCTATTAAGTTCTGAGGGTCTGGTAATCCATCTATATTATGAGAAATATTATATTTTATATTTTGTAGCTTTTTATCTCTTTGATAGTACTTATATATACCTACTACAGTAAATATTATAGAAAAAAAAGCACATAAAAGAGTAGCATACATAATTGTTTCTAAGGGCAGAGAATAAAGGTAAAAAACTATAGAAAAAATAAAGATAAATATAATATATATTCCTATGTAATTTATTCTTTCTTTAAAGTATTGAAATATAACATTTTTAACATTCATTATTTAATCCACCACATATCCTAATCCTTTTTTAGTTTTTATAAAATTATATATTCCTATTGTTTCTAATTTTTTTCTTAGCCTAGTTATATTAACTGTTAGAGTATTATCATCAATAAAACTATCACTTTCCCATAATCGATTCATAATTTTACTTCTAGATACTACTTCTCCTTTATTTTCCATAAGAATTTGCATAATTTTAAAATCATTTTTAGTAAGTTCAATATTTTGATCTTTGTAAGTGACAATTGTATTATTTAAATTAAGAAAAACACCATTATGTTCTAAATAATCAACTTGGCCTTTAAATGTATATGTTCTTCTCATTAGTGCATTAATTTTAGCTATTAAAACACTTAAATCAAAAGGCTTTATAATAAAATCATCTGCCCCTATATCCATTGCCATTACTATATTCATATTATCACTTGTAGAAGATATAAATATAATTGGAACTTTAGATAATTTTCTTATTTCACTACACCAATGATATCCATTGTAAAAAGGTAATGAAATATCAAGTAATACTAACTGAGGTTCAAAGCTCATAAATTCTTCTATTACATTGTTAAAGTCTTCAATATATCTTGTTTTATAATTCCATTTTTCTAGATGTTTAGATATTAATTTAGAAATTGTCATATCATCTTCTACAATCATTATTTTGTACAAAATTATCACCCTTTAATTTATCCCTTATGATAATAGTATATAATAAGTATTATTTAATTTCTATATTTATATAAATCAAAAAAGATATGAATTATTACATTCATATCTTTTTTGATTTATTAAGCTCTATTTAGTTTTAATATTACTTTAAATAAATCACCATCTATTTGTATTTTAAATTCTCCACCTTGTAACTCAATTAAACTTTTTGCTATTGATAGTCCTAATCCACTTCCTGGACTGTTTCTAGATTCATCTCCCCTTTTAAACCTTTCCATTAATTCATCTGGAGATATATTAAGCTCATATGCTGAAATGTTTTTTATTGTTAGATATATATTTTCATCATTTTCTATTATATCTATATATACCCTAGAATTTTTAACAGCATATTTAAACACATTAGAAAATAAATTCTCTATAGATCTCCATAAAAGTTTTCCATCAGCCATTACATACATTTTTTCTGATTTATAATTCATTTTAAATTCTAAATTTGATTCTTTTACCTTATAATCTAATTCTCCAATACCTTGAGTTATAAGTGATACTAAATTAATTTTTTCTAAATTTACTGGTATATTACCACTATTAGCTTTTGATGCTTCAAATAAATCATCTGTTAATACTTTTAATTTTTGAGATTTTTCATCTAAGACATCTATATATTCACTTGTTTGTTCGTCATGTTCTTCTCTTTTTAATAAATCTACATAAGTTATGATAGAGGTTAAAGGAGTTCTTATATCATGTGAAACATTACTTATAAGCTCTGATTTTAATCTTTCACTTTTAACTTCATTTTCTACTGCCTGATTTAAACCATCAGCAATACTATTTATATCATTTGCTAATCTAGAAAATTCACCTTTACTTTCTATATTTATTTCATGGTTTAATTCTCCATCTTTAATTCGCTTTACTCCTTCTTTTATAGAGTTAAATTCTTTTATTTTTCTAAGAACTAAATATGCTGCTACTCCAATAGTTATTGGGAACATGAAGAAAGTTGCTACTACTAATAGTGGATACCCTATTACAATCAATATAATTTTCACAGCTATATTTCCATTATTATATACTTCTTTAAAGAAAGAAAATATCTTATGGAAAATAATATAAGTTACTGAATGTTTTATTATTGTTTTATTTTTTATGTGTTTTACTAAAGATAGTAATAATAGCAATCCTAAAGTTGATATTATTACTGTACCTGGTATAAATAATTTAATTGATACATTATTATGTGGAGCAGCCCAAAATATGGTCCATAATGCTATTAATGAAAACTCTATAACTATATTAATATCTGTATATATCTTATCTACTCCTGAAAGATGAATATCATCATCTTCTGGTTTTCTGCCTATAGAATATATCAAATATATAAAAGATATTAAGAAAATCAAACTTAAACTTAAAACCTGATAAGATTTATCTTCAATTATATTTTTGTTTGATCTCCATTCATCTATTTCTGTCCTCAAATAATTATCAGTAAATCCTAAATATATTTTATCATTTGTTAGATCTATATTATTGCTATAGGTATTTAACCTCCAAAAAATATCACCATTTGATATTTCTTCAGGAGTTACTTCAACATTGTTGTTTTCAATTAATATATATGAGGGATATTCTTCAAAGTCCTTTATTGATGTATTATTACTATTTTTAAAAGTATTAGTTCCATCTGAAGCAAAATAATTTATCCCAGAATAATCATCTAATACATTCTGTATTAAGTTATATCTTCTTAAATCATTTTCTATCATATTTTTTTTAATATTTTCTATTTGTGCTTTATACTCTTCTCTAAATATTTCTCTATTTTCATTATCTGATAAATTAGGATTATATTTTTTAGATTCATCAACAAATTGATAATATAAGTTTTCAGTATTATCTTCTAATTCATTTTCATTTATAGAATTACCTGCATTTATATATTCTTTATTTTTATATTCCTCTAATAATACGGATAAATTACCTGTTATTCTCTCTACATCATTATAAAAATCATCACTTTCATAATAATTATCTTGAAATAACATATCAGGATTAATATCTCCATTTGATTTTACTATAGTATCAAATACTATGTATAATGCCGCAGTAAATGTTGTAATTGCAAGTACAAAAGCTATTATTTTCAAACTATATGAGTAACTAAATTTTTTCAATTTTGTATCCAACACCCCACACCACCTTTAAATATTTTGGTTCTTTAGGACTTATTTCTATTTTCTCTCTTATTTTTCTTATATGAACTGCAACTGTATTCTCAGGATTATATGCAGTTTCATTCCATACTTTCTCATAAATCTTATCTATGGAAAACACATTACCTTTATTTTCCATTAGAAGTTTCAATATTTTATATTGTACAGGTGTAAGCCTTACTTCTTCTCCATCTACTGTAACTCTTTTTTTATCATCTTCTATCATAAGACCACCTGTTTCAAATACATTTTCCTTTTGTTCTATACTTCCAAGTTTTGTATATCTTCTAAGTTGAGATTTTACTCTTGCTATTAGCTCTAATGGATTAAATGGTTTTGTTATATAATCATCCGCCCCCATATTTAAACCCATTATTTTATCAGTATCTTCTGATTTAGCTGATAACATTATTACTGGTATATTCTTAAATTCTCTTATTTTCATTGTAGCTATTAGTCCATCCATTTCAGGCATCATTATATCCATTATTACAAGATGAATTTCATTTTCCTCTATAATCTCAAGTGCTTGTTTACCGTTATATCCTTTAAATATTTTATGTCCTTCATTTTTAAGATATATTCCTATAGCTTCTACTATTTCTTTCTCATCATCACATATTAATATATTCATAATGACTCACCCCACGTGTTAATTTTAGACATATTATATCACAACCTTTATATTTAATTTAACTTAATAATACCAAATATATCTTAAGAAAATCTGAATTAAAATCTTAAGATTTTCTTAAGATTTTAATATTCATAAAAAAGATTCCTTGATCAGATCAAAGAATCTTTTTTTATTAATATTATTTGTTTTTTACATTTCCTATTTGCTTAAGTACTATTGAAATAGTACCATCAGTGTTATTTACAAATTCTATTCTTTCTTTATCATCAAAAAACTCTATAGGTACTTTAATTTCTATTCCTGTATCTGTAACTATTTTTTGCTTTCTAAAATTTTGTCTCTTTATTTTTTCACTTACTTCAAAATTAGTTTCATCTAATCCTTCTTTTTCAATTATACTCATATATTCCTTTTTCATATCTAAATCACTTTTAAATACATCTTTTGCAACACTTTCTATATCAATTCTATCATTTTCTTCTAATGACTTAGCTACTGCCTTTTTTGCTTGTCCTACTTTTACAAAATCACCTTCATAATTATTTTCTAAAAAGTTTTTAGTAGTTTTATTTAATATTTTCACTTTTTCTTTCTCTGACCTTTTACTATTACATTTAAGAAATAATCTTGATAAATAGTATATTTTTTCTCCATTTATTTCATATTCTTTCTCTATTAATTTTATATCTAAAGTTGTTAAATCAATTAAAATACATTCATCTATTTTTTGATTTTCATTAGGTAAAGAAGTTCTTTGTTTTACTATAGAATTTACTACTTTTTCTTCAATTTGGTCTACATTATGAATATACGAATTTCTATAATTCATTTTAAATATAGAAAAGTATCTTCTATCTTCATATGTAAATATACTGAATATAACATCTGCTGGTGGAATATCTACATTTATCTTTATAATATCAAATAAAATCTCTGATAATCGTTTTGTATCATCTACAAATGTATTTAAATTGTGATTTACTATTATATCTTTAATAATATTTTCTCCATCATTAAACCTAGCAGGTCTAAGAGATCCATCTGTAAATACTCTTAAAATATGCTTTTCTAAAAATTCTTCTATATCATCATCTAAAGGGTGCTCTACTTCTGATAATACTGGTATTTCTAAATTATTATCTAATATATGCACTATCATTTTATTTATTTCTAAATCTTTTATGTCCAAATCTTACACTCCTTAAAATATTTAATTGTATAAAATATATTTTATTTTATATTCATATTTATGTCAAAGAAAAATGAACCTTTTTAAGGTTCATTAATTACAACTCTAAATAATAGAAAATTTATATTCTGTTATTTCATAATAATTCTCATTTGGTTTTAAAATTGATGAATTCATATTATTATGATTTATACCATCTGGCTCATACTGAGTCTCAAAACAAATACCATAATGTTTTTTACCAATTTTATTATATTTTAAATTTTCATCATTAG contains:
- a CDS encoding FtsX-like permease family protein, coding for MNKIFYSKLAINNIKKNKNTYFPYILSSTIIISLFYILHAITIQMSSGEFLGYESMKTILNFGVITIGIFSLIFIFYTNSFLIKRRKNELGLYSVLGMERKHIGKVISLEAIYSGIVSLLLGILLGILFGRLMFAFLLNILNLSTAIKFSLPLKSIIITFILYIGIFVLIILYNLIKVYTTNPIDLIRESKKGESEPKSRWIIGIIGVILLLTGYYISLSIDNPIASINNFFMAIILVMIATYLLFTSGSIIFLKLLKKNKKYYYNKKHFISVSNMIYRMKQNAMGLANISILSIAVLLTLSSTISLYVGIEDSLRTRYPYDILTGYKDNEINNDKIEKIALNTAKDNDLNIEKIVKYNVLSTAATLKNNNIFPRKKSEKMSLKDLYEIEILTLKDYNKYKDKDIKLAENEILISTNTGEFKYNKLNLYGNEFKIINQINDIDFLSSMNLFDKMNIIVKDNKKLEELSKLISQKEKAEVPIYYNYNLNLEGKRDNKIKFVPEFKNKLHSDISKDIAIEDIYTSRDDFLSIYGSFFFIGLFLGIVFLVATALIIYYKQITEGYDDHDRFIIMQKVGMSKDEIKYTIKNQVVKIFFLPILVAIVHLIVAFPAVIEILGLFNLTNEKLFMLFTGLTILIFTIIYGIVYLWTSKVYYKIVNE
- a CDS encoding ABC transporter ATP-binding protein; this translates as MEILTVKNLKKIYTTRFGGNKVEALSNISFSVEEGEYVAIMGESGSGKTTLLNILASLDKPTSGQVLLKGDNISSMKEKNLATFRREHLGFVFQDFNLLDTFSLKDNIFLPLVLSGKNYKNMNDRLIPIAKNLGISHLLDKFPYEVSGGEKQRTAVARALITDPDIVLADEPTGALDSKSTGQLLDIFSDINDKGQTILMVTHSTKSASHAKRVLFIKDGEIFHQIYKGELTNAQMYEKISNTLTLIATGGSRNE
- a CDS encoding nucleoid-associated protein, with product MDIKDLEINKMIVHILDNNLEIPVLSEVEHPLDDDIEEFLEKHILRVFTDGSLRPARFNDGENIIKDIIVNHNLNTFVDDTKRLSEILFDIIKINVDIPPADVIFSIFTYEDRRYFSIFKMNYRNSYIHNVDQIEEKVVNSIVKQRTSLPNENQKIDECILIDLTTLDIKLIEKEYEINGEKIYYLSRLFLKCNSKRSEKEKVKILNKTTKNFLENNYEGDFVKVGQAKKAVAKSLEENDRIDIESVAKDVFKSDLDMKKEYMSIIEKEGLDETNFEVSEKIKRQNFRKQKIVTDTGIEIKVPIEFFDDKERIEFVNNTDGTISIVLKQIGNVKNK
- a CDS encoding sensor histidine kinase, with product MNVKNVIFQYFKERINYIGIYIIFIFIFSIVFYLYSLPLETIMYATLLCAFFSIIFTVVGIYKYYQRDKKLQNIKYNISHNIDGLPDPQNLIEKDYQGIIKTLYKNKIDLISERDKKHTDLIEYFTLWTHQIKTPISAAHLILQSKNSYINEDIAKQLFEIEEYVDMALQYLRLENISSDLKLEEYSLLSIVKKSIKSYSKIFIYKNIKLNLKENDIKVITDEKWLLFVIKQILSNALKYTYKGEIYIEIDNKKVLTIKDTGIGISKEDIARIFERGFTGYNGRMNKKSTGLGLYLSKNILDKLNHKISIISEIGIGTTVKIDLSSIELEIE
- a CDS encoding response regulator transcription factor; this translates as MNILICDDEKEIVEAIGIYLKNEGHKIFKGYNGKQALEIIEENEIHLVIMDIMMPEMDGLIATMKIREFKNIPVIMLSAKSEDTDKIMGLNMGADDYITKPFNPLELIARVKSQLRRYTKLGSIEQKENVFETGGLMIEDDKKRVTVDGEEVRLTPVQYKILKLLMENKGNVFSIDKIYEKVWNETAYNPENTVAVHIRKIREKIEISPKEPKYLKVVWGVGYKIEKI
- a CDS encoding HAMP domain-containing sensor histidine kinase — encoded protein: MLDTKLKKFSYSYSLKIIAFVLAITTFTAALYIVFDTIVKSNGDINPDMLFQDNYYESDDFYNDVERITGNLSVLLEEYKNKEYINAGNSINENELEDNTENLYYQFVDESKKYNPNLSDNENREIFREEYKAQIENIKKNMIENDLRRYNLIQNVLDDYSGINYFASDGTNTFKNSNNTSIKDFEEYPSYILIENNNVEVTPEEISNGDIFWRLNTYSNNIDLTNDKIYLGFTDNYLRTEIDEWRSNKNIIEDKSYQVLSLSLIFLISFIYLIYSIGRKPEDDDIHLSGVDKIYTDINIVIEFSLIALWTIFWAAPHNNVSIKLFIPGTVIISTLGLLLLLSLVKHIKNKTIIKHSVTYIIFHKIFSFFKEVYNNGNIAVKIILIVIGYPLLVVATFFMFPITIGVAAYLVLRKIKEFNSIKEGVKRIKDGELNHEINIESKGEFSRLANDINSIADGLNQAVENEVKSERLKSELISNVSHDIRTPLTSIITYVDLLKREEHDEQTSEYIDVLDEKSQKLKVLTDDLFEASKANSGNIPVNLEKINLVSLITQGIGELDYKVKESNLEFKMNYKSEKMYVMADGKLLWRSIENLFSNVFKYAVKNSRVYIDIIENDENIYLTIKNISAYELNISPDELMERFKRGDESRNSPGSGLGLSIAKSLIELQGGEFKIQIDGDLFKVILKLNRA
- a CDS encoding response regulator transcription factor is translated as MYKIMIVEDDMTISKLISKHLEKWNYKTRYIEDFNNVIEEFMSFEPQLVLLDISLPFYNGYHWCSEIRKLSKVPIIFISSTSDNMNIVMAMDIGADDFIIKPFDLSVLIAKINALMRRTYTFKGQVDYLEHNGVFLNLNNTIVTYKDQNIELTKNDFKIMQILMENKGEVVSRSKIMNRLWESDSFIDDNTLTVNITRLRKKLETIGIYNFIKTKKGLGYVVD